In a single window of the Mesoplodon densirostris isolate mMesDen1 chromosome 16, mMesDen1 primary haplotype, whole genome shotgun sequence genome:
- the GSS gene encoding glutathione synthetase, whose protein sequence is MATGWGSLLQDEQQLEELARQAVDRALAEGVLLRTSQEPSSSDVVSYAPFTLFPSLVPSALLEQAYAVQMDFNLLVDAVSQNAAFLEQTLSSTIKRDNFTAHLFDIHKQVLKEGIAQTVFLGLNRSDYMFQRNADGSAALKQIEINTISASFGGLASRTPAVHRHVLNVLGKTKEAAKILSNNPSKGLSMGIAKAWELYGSANARVLLIAQEKERNIFDQRAIENELLARNIHVIRRKFEDVSEKGSLDQDRRLFMDGQEVAVVYFRDGYMPSHYSLQNWGARLLLERSCAVKCPDIATQLAGTKKVQQELSRSGMLEVLLPGQPEAVARLRATFAGLYSLDMGEEGDQAITEAIAAPSCFVLKPQREGGGNNLYGEEMVQALERLKDSEERASYILMEKIEPEPFGNCLLRPGSPARVVQCISELGIFGVYVRQGKTLVMNKHVGHLLRTKAIEHADGGVAAGVAVLDNPYPV, encoded by the exons GTGGTGAGCTATGCCCCATTCACACTCTTCCCCTCACTGGTCCCGAGTGCCCTGCTGGAGCAGGCCTATGCTGTACAAATGGACTTCAACCTGCTGGTGGATGCTGTCAGCCAGAACGCTGCCTTTCTGGAGCAAACTCTCTCCAG CACCATCAAAAGGGACAACTTCACTGCTCATCTCTTTGACATCCACAAGCAAGTCCTGAAAGAGGGCATTGCCCAG ACGGTGTTCCTGGGCCTGAATCGCTCAGACTACATGTTCCAGCGCAACGCAGATGGCTCTGCAGCCCTGAAACAGATTGAAATCAACACCATCTCTGCCAGCTTTGGGGGCCTAGCCTCCCGGACCCCTGCTGTGCATCG ACATGTTCTCAATGTCCTGGGTAAGACCAAAGAAGCTGCCAAGATTCTCTCCAATAATCCCAGCAAGGGATTGTCCATGGGGATTGCCAAAGCCTGGGAACTCTACGGCTCAGCCAA CGCTCGGGTGCTACTGATTgcccaagagaaggaaaggaatatATTTGACCAGCGTGCCATAGAGAATGAGCTACTGGCCAG GAATATCCATGTAATCCGGCGAAAGTTCGAAGATGTCTCTGAAAAGGGGTCTCTAGACCAGGACCGAAGACTGTTTAT GGACGGCCAGGAAGTTGCTGTGGTTTACTTCCGGGATGGCTACATGCCAAGTCACTACAGTCTGCAG AACTGGGGAGCACGGCTGCTGCTGGAGAGGTCATGTGCTGTCAAGTGCCCAGACATTGCCACACAGCTGGCTGGGACTAAGAAGGTGCAACAGGAGCTGAGCAGATCAGGCATGCTGGAGGTGTTGCTCCCCGGCCAGCCTGAGGCCGTGGCCCGCCTCCGTGCCACCTTTGCTGGCCTCTACTCACTGGACATG GGTGAAGAAGGGGACCAGGCTATCACTGAGGCCATTGCTGCCCCTAGCTGCTTCGTGCTAAAGCCCCAGAGAGAGGGTGGAG GTAACAACCTATACGGGGAGGAGATGGTACAGGCCCTGGAGCGGCTGAAGGACAGTGAGGAGAGAGCCTCCTACATCCTCATGGAGAAGATAGAACCTGAACCTTTTGGGAATTGTCTACTACGACCTGGCAGCCCCGCCCGAGTGGTCCAATGCATTTCAGAGCTGGGCATCTTCGGGGTCTATGTCAG GCAGGGAAAGACACTTGTGATGAACAAGCACGTGGGACATCTGCTTCGAACCAAAGCCATCGAGCATGCCGATGGTGGTGTGGCAGCAGGAGTGGCAGTCCTAGACAACCCATACcctgtgtga
- the ACSS2 gene encoding acetyl-coenzyme A synthetase, cytoplasmic isoform X5, with amino-acid sequence MPMIPELVVAMLACARLGALHSIVFAGFSSESLCERILDSSCSLLITTDAFYRGEKLVNLKELADEALEKCREKGFPVRCCIVVKHLGRAELGTGDSPSQSPPIKRPCPDVQDKLKEKPKRIWPQISWNEGVDMWWHELMQEAGDECEPEWCDAEDPLFILYTSGSTGKPKGVVHTVGGYMLYVATTFKYVFDFHAEDVFWCTADIGWITGHSYVTYGPLANGATSVLFEGIPTYPDMSRLWSIVDKHKVTKFYTAPTAIRLLMKFGDEPVTRHSRASLQVLGTVGEPINPEAWLWYHRVVGAQRCPIVDTFWQTETGGHMLTPLPGATPMKPGSATFPFFGVAPAVLNESGEELEGEAEGYLVFKQPWPGIMRTVYGNHERFETTYFKKFPGYYVTGDGCRRDQDGYYWITGRIDDMLNISGHLLSTAEVESALVEHEAVAEAAVVGHPHPVKGECLYCFVTLCDGHTFSSTLTEELKKQIREKIGPIATPDYIQNAPSLPKTRSGKIMRRVLRKIAQNDHDLGDVSTVADPSVITQLFSHRCPTIQ; translated from the exons ATGCCCATGATACCGGAGCTCGTGGTGGCCATGCTGGCTTGTGCCCGCCTTGGGGCTCTGCACTCCATTGTG TTTGCGGGCTTCTCTTCAGAGTCTCTTTGTGAACGGATCCTGGATTCCAGCTGCAGCCTTCTCATCACTACAG ATGCCTTCTACAGGGGGGAAAAGCTTGTGAACCTGAAGGAGCTGGCTGACgaggccctggagaagtgtcGGGAGAA GGGTTTCCCAGTGAGATGCTGCATTGTGGTCAAGCACCTGGGGCGGGCAGAACTGGGCACAGGTGACTCTCCCAGCCAGTCCCCCCCGATTAAGAGGCCATGCCCGGATGTACAG GATAAGCTGAAAGAGAAACCCAAGCGCATCTGGCCCCAG ATCTCCTGGAATGAGGGGGTTGACATGTGGTGGCATGAACTCATGCAAGAGGCAGGGGATGAGTGTGAACCTGAGTGGTGTGATGCTGAAGACCCACTCTTCATCCTATATACCAGTGGCTCCACAGGCAAACCCaag GGTGTGGTACACACAGTTGGGGGCTACATGCTCTATGTGGCCACAACCTTCAAGTATGTGTTTGACTTCCATGCGGAGGATGTGTTCTGGTGCACAGCAGACATTGGCTGGATCACTGGCCACTCCTATGTCACCTATGGGCCACTGGCCAACGGTGCCACCAGTGTTTTG TTTGAGGGGATTCCCACATACCCGGACATGAGCCGCCTATGGAGTATTGTGGACAAGCACAAGGTGACCAAGTTTTACACAGCACCTACAGCTATCCGCCTGCTCATGAAGTTTGGAGATGAGCCTGTTACGAG GCATAGCCGGGCATCCTTACAGGTGCTAGGCACAGTGGGCGAACCCATCAACCCCGAGGCCTGGCTGTGGTACCACCGGGTGGTAGGTGCCCAGCGCTGCCCCATTGTGGACACCTTCTGGCAGACAGAGACA GGCGGCCATATGCTGACCCCCCTCCCTGGTGCCACACCCATGAAGCCTGGTTCTGCT ACCTTCCCATTCTTTGGTGTAGCTCCTGCAGTCCTGAATGAGTCTGGGGAAGAGTTGGAAGGTGAAGCTGAAGGTTATCTG GTGTTCAAGcagccctggccagggatcatgcGCACGGTCTATGGGAACCATGAACGCTTTGAGACCACCTACTTTAAGAAGTTTCCCGGGTACTATGTGACAGGAGATG GCTGCCGGCGGGATCAGGATGGCTATTACTGGATCACTGGCAGGATTGATGACATGCTGAATATATCTG GACACCTGCTGAGCACGGCAGAGGTAGAGTCAGCACTTGTGGAACATGAGGCTGTCGCAGAGGCAGCTGTGGTTGGCCACCCTCACCCCGTGAAGGGCGAATGCCTCTACTGTTTTGTCACCCTGTGCGATGGCCACACCTTCAGCTCTACCCTCACTGAGGAGCTCAAGAAGCAGA TTCGAGAAAAGATTGGCCCCATTGCCACCCCGGATTACATCCAGAATGCACCCAGCTTGCCTAAAACCCGCTCAG GGAAAATCATGAGGCGGGTGCTTCGGAAGATCGCTCAGAATGACCACGACCTGGGGGACGTGTCCACCGTGGCTGACCCATCCGTCATCACCCAGCTCTTCAGCCACCGTTGCCCGACCATCCAGTGA
- the ACSS2 gene encoding acetyl-coenzyme A synthetase, cytoplasmic isoform X4, with product MKGATTNICYNVLDRIVYEKKLGDKVAFYWEGNEPEETTQITYRELLVQVCHFSNVLRKQGICKGDRVAIYMPMIPELVVAMLACARLGALHSIVFAGFSSESLCERILDSSCSLLITTDAFYRGEKLVNLKELADEALEKCREKGFPVRCCIVVKHLGRAELGTGDSPSQSPPIKRPCPDVQDKLKEKPKRIWPQISWNEGVDMWWHELMQEAGDECEPEWCDAEDPLFILYTSGSTGKPKGVVHTVGGYMLYVATTFKYVFDFHAEDVFWCTADIGWITGHSYVTYGPLANGATSVLFEGIPTYPDMSRLWSIVDKHKVTKFYTAPTAIRLLMKFGDEPVTRHSRASLQVLGTVGEPINPEAWLWYHRVVGAQRCPIVDTFWQTETGGHMLTPLPGATPMKPGSATFPFFGVAPAVLNESGEELEGEAEGYLVFKQPWPGIMRTVYGNHERFETTYFKKFPGYYVTGDGCRRDQDGYYWITGRIDDMLNISGHLLSTAEVESALVEHEAVAEAAVVGHPHPVKGECLYCFVTLCDGHTFSSTLTEELKKQIREKIGPIATPDYIQNAPSLPKTRSGKIMRRVLRKIAQNDHDLGDVSTVADPSVITQLFSHRCPTIQ from the exons GGAGGGCAATGAGCCAGAGGAGACCACCCAGATCACATACCGTGAACTTCTGGTCCAAGTGTGTCATTTCAGCAATGTTCTCCGAAAACAGG GCATTTGCAAGGGCGACCGAGTGGCCATCTACATGCCCATGATACCGGAGCTCGTGGTGGCCATGCTGGCTTGTGCCCGCCTTGGGGCTCTGCACTCCATTGTG TTTGCGGGCTTCTCTTCAGAGTCTCTTTGTGAACGGATCCTGGATTCCAGCTGCAGCCTTCTCATCACTACAG ATGCCTTCTACAGGGGGGAAAAGCTTGTGAACCTGAAGGAGCTGGCTGACgaggccctggagaagtgtcGGGAGAA GGGTTTCCCAGTGAGATGCTGCATTGTGGTCAAGCACCTGGGGCGGGCAGAACTGGGCACAGGTGACTCTCCCAGCCAGTCCCCCCCGATTAAGAGGCCATGCCCGGATGTACAG GATAAGCTGAAAGAGAAACCCAAGCGCATCTGGCCCCAG ATCTCCTGGAATGAGGGGGTTGACATGTGGTGGCATGAACTCATGCAAGAGGCAGGGGATGAGTGTGAACCTGAGTGGTGTGATGCTGAAGACCCACTCTTCATCCTATATACCAGTGGCTCCACAGGCAAACCCaag GGTGTGGTACACACAGTTGGGGGCTACATGCTCTATGTGGCCACAACCTTCAAGTATGTGTTTGACTTCCATGCGGAGGATGTGTTCTGGTGCACAGCAGACATTGGCTGGATCACTGGCCACTCCTATGTCACCTATGGGCCACTGGCCAACGGTGCCACCAGTGTTTTG TTTGAGGGGATTCCCACATACCCGGACATGAGCCGCCTATGGAGTATTGTGGACAAGCACAAGGTGACCAAGTTTTACACAGCACCTACAGCTATCCGCCTGCTCATGAAGTTTGGAGATGAGCCTGTTACGAG GCATAGCCGGGCATCCTTACAGGTGCTAGGCACAGTGGGCGAACCCATCAACCCCGAGGCCTGGCTGTGGTACCACCGGGTGGTAGGTGCCCAGCGCTGCCCCATTGTGGACACCTTCTGGCAGACAGAGACA GGCGGCCATATGCTGACCCCCCTCCCTGGTGCCACACCCATGAAGCCTGGTTCTGCT ACCTTCCCATTCTTTGGTGTAGCTCCTGCAGTCCTGAATGAGTCTGGGGAAGAGTTGGAAGGTGAAGCTGAAGGTTATCTG GTGTTCAAGcagccctggccagggatcatgcGCACGGTCTATGGGAACCATGAACGCTTTGAGACCACCTACTTTAAGAAGTTTCCCGGGTACTATGTGACAGGAGATG GCTGCCGGCGGGATCAGGATGGCTATTACTGGATCACTGGCAGGATTGATGACATGCTGAATATATCTG GACACCTGCTGAGCACGGCAGAGGTAGAGTCAGCACTTGTGGAACATGAGGCTGTCGCAGAGGCAGCTGTGGTTGGCCACCCTCACCCCGTGAAGGGCGAATGCCTCTACTGTTTTGTCACCCTGTGCGATGGCCACACCTTCAGCTCTACCCTCACTGAGGAGCTCAAGAAGCAGA TTCGAGAAAAGATTGGCCCCATTGCCACCCCGGATTACATCCAGAATGCACCCAGCTTGCCTAAAACCCGCTCAG GGAAAATCATGAGGCGGGTGCTTCGGAAGATCGCTCAGAATGACCACGACCTGGGGGACGTGTCCACCGTGGCTGACCCATCCGTCATCACCCAGCTCTTCAGCCACCGTTGCCCGACCATCCAGTGA